From Aristaeella lactis, the proteins below share one genomic window:
- a CDS encoding GNAT family N-acetyltransferase: MIQEIRSFEQYEGFISELAEDPLYSDPHFIYDRDNLYGSINRKDEYAFAITENGTTEGIFVWLVIPDEQFIEMLIGFTRKEDTFAEMLSYMEKNWPGYQMDFVFNPQNPAVARVLERKGAAFEPEQQKMVFTGPAPDVSTNGVELLSEKWEKQYCGLHRTDVYWTAERILSAQDRFRTLVAIKDGQVQGYIDVTYSYDENEIYDLFVKPEAAQEDYGLALLAKATELNGPHQMMVLVDADAGEDIALYTAAGFAKVEGQNSVFAQIPKV; the protein is encoded by the coding sequence ATGATTCAGGAAATCCGGTCTTTTGAACAGTATGAGGGATTTATCAGCGAACTGGCAGAAGATCCCTTATACTCTGACCCGCATTTCATTTATGACAGGGACAACCTTTATGGTTCGATAAACAGGAAAGACGAATACGCCTTTGCCATAACGGAAAACGGGACCACAGAGGGGATCTTCGTCTGGCTTGTTATTCCCGATGAACAGTTCATCGAGATGCTCATCGGATTCACCAGGAAAGAAGACACCTTTGCTGAAATGCTTTCCTATATGGAAAAGAATTGGCCGGGATACCAGATGGATTTTGTTTTTAATCCGCAGAATCCGGCTGTTGCACGGGTGCTTGAAAGGAAAGGCGCGGCCTTTGAACCGGAACAGCAGAAAATGGTATTCACCGGACCGGCACCGGATGTATCGACGAACGGAGTCGAACTGCTTTCTGAAAAGTGGGAAAAGCAGTACTGCGGGCTCCACAGAACAGACGTTTACTGGACCGCCGAGCGCATCCTTTCGGCCCAGGATCGCTTCAGGACACTGGTGGCCATAAAGGACGGCCAGGTGCAGGGCTATATTGATGTCACATACAGTTATGACGAGAATGAGATATACGACCTGTTTGTGAAACCTGAAGCCGCGCAGGAGGACTATGGACTGGCACTGCTGGCGAAAGCAACTGAACTGAACGGGCCGCATCAGATGATGGTGCTGGTCGATGCGGACGCCGGAGAGGATATTGCATTATATACTGCCGCCGGGTTTGCAAAGGTTGAGGGACAGAACAGCGTCTTTGCACAGATCCCAAAGGTATAA
- the thpR gene encoding RNA 2',3'-cyclic phosphodiesterase, translating into MRLFTGIRPSDGFRAALAVLQDRFRAAGITGRYLEPSNLHMTLAFIGEWPEDITQVLPPVEHPFTITLASPGIFPEAKVLWAGVETSEELNRLAQCARDCLAEHGIPFDPKGFNPHITLARKPVIPDGVNVAGLEIPQASMIVDEVCLYRSERGENGMVYTVIGSTGDRK; encoded by the coding sequence ATGCGACTGTTTACAGGGATACGGCCATCGGATGGCTTCCGCGCGGCGCTGGCGGTGCTGCAGGACAGGTTTCGAGCCGCCGGAATCACCGGGCGGTATCTTGAACCATCCAATCTGCATATGACACTGGCGTTTATCGGAGAATGGCCGGAGGATATTACTCAGGTTCTGCCGCCGGTTGAGCATCCGTTCACGATCACGCTGGCGTCTCCCGGAATCTTTCCGGAAGCAAAGGTGCTGTGGGCGGGAGTAGAGACTTCAGAAGAACTGAACCGTCTGGCACAGTGTGCCCGGGACTGTCTGGCTGAACATGGAATCCCTTTTGATCCGAAGGGGTTCAATCCGCACATTACCCTGGCGCGAAAGCCGGTGATTCCGGATGGTGTGAATGTGGCAGGGCTCGAAATACCCCAGGCATCCATGATCGTGGATGAGGTATGCCTTTATCGCTCTGAACGCGGAGAGAACGGCATGGTGTACACCGTGATCGGAAGTACCGGGGACAGAAAATAA
- a CDS encoding cation:proton antiporter: protein MQTLLLIAIALFAGLLMTRLFVKFRLPDVTAYLVAGILIGPCVLGRLGVPCLGFNTSDQVDSLSMISDVALGFIAFAIGHEFRLSALKQTGKQATIIGILQAVVATVCVDIALVVLHFMMPDLLPMPVAITLGAIAAATAPAATLMVVRQYKAKGPVTDVLLPVVALDDAVGLVIFAVSFGIAQSMKNGTTHIAALIIEPLMEVFLSVVFGGLVGLGLTWLERFFHSHRNRNALIVGSVILTVAVSQLKIPIGSFTFGFSSLLVCMMLGTIFCNFCPLSEDLMLQADRWSGPAITLFFVLSGAALDFTVFSDLSVVIIGVVYIIFRSFGKIIGAHFSSVLAKSPETVKKYLGITLLPQAGVALGMCSTAYRVLGGAEGSLIRNIVLFSVLIYELVGPSLTKWALTKAGDIQAKSPDMLTRRQRRLQEITKPVPPAFDK from the coding sequence ATGCAGACTCTTCTGCTCATTGCGATCGCGCTCTTCGCCGGTCTTCTGATGACCCGGCTTTTTGTCAAATTCCGCCTGCCGGACGTTACAGCCTATCTGGTGGCCGGTATCCTGATCGGGCCCTGCGTACTGGGACGTCTTGGCGTACCCTGCCTGGGCTTCAACACTTCGGACCAGGTGGACTCCCTGTCCATGATTTCCGATGTGGCCCTGGGCTTCATCGCCTTCGCCATCGGTCATGAGTTCCGGCTTTCTGCCCTGAAGCAGACCGGTAAGCAGGCCACCATCATCGGTATCCTGCAGGCTGTGGTCGCCACCGTCTGCGTGGACATTGCCCTGGTCGTGCTGCATTTCATGATGCCCGACCTGCTCCCGATGCCCGTTGCCATTACCCTCGGCGCCATAGCTGCCGCCACCGCTCCCGCCGCCACCCTGATGGTCGTCCGTCAGTACAAGGCAAAGGGTCCGGTGACTGACGTGCTGCTGCCCGTTGTCGCCCTGGACGATGCCGTAGGCCTGGTGATCTTCGCCGTATCCTTCGGTATTGCCCAGTCCATGAAAAACGGAACCACCCACATTGCCGCGCTGATCATTGAGCCTCTGATGGAAGTTTTCCTTTCCGTGGTCTTCGGCGGTCTGGTCGGCCTGGGCCTCACCTGGCTGGAGCGGTTCTTCCACTCCCACCGCAACCGTAACGCCCTGATCGTCGGCAGCGTGATCCTGACCGTCGCCGTCAGCCAGCTGAAGATCCCGATCGGTTCTTTCACCTTCGGTTTCTCCTCCCTGCTGGTCTGCATGATGCTCGGTACCATCTTCTGCAACTTCTGCCCGCTCAGCGAGGACCTGATGCTGCAGGCGGACCGCTGGTCCGGCCCTGCCATCACCCTGTTCTTTGTGCTCAGCGGTGCCGCGCTGGACTTCACCGTTTTCTCGGATCTGTCCGTGGTCATCATCGGTGTCGTCTATATTATCTTCCGTTCCTTCGGAAAGATCATCGGTGCCCACTTCTCTTCCGTCCTGGCAAAGAGCCCGGAAACCGTGAAGAAGTACCTGGGCATCACCCTGCTGCCCCAGGCCGGTGTGGCCCTGGGAATGTGCAGCACTGCCTACCGGGTACTCGGCGGTGCCGAAGGTTCCCTGATCCGGAACATCGTCCTGTTCTCCGTGCTGATCTATGAACTGGTTGGTCCTTCCCTCACCAAGTGGGCCCTGACCAAAGCCGGTGACATTCAGGCCAAATCTCCTGATATGCTCACCCGCCGCCAGCGCCGCCTGCAGGAGATCACCAAGCCCGTTCCCCCAGCCTTTGATAAGTAA
- a CDS encoding class I SAM-dependent DNA methyltransferase, giving the protein MDIKTHYDLLIEENNDPFRDPPVLQKYMESWDGQAFLDLMELDPSKDVLEIGVGTGRLAAKTAGQCGHLTGIDLSAKTIERARENLRPYPNISLICDDFLTCQFTGTFDVVYSSLTMMHFRDKGRVIGKVYSLLNDNGLFCLSIDKNQSEWIDMGNRKIRVYPDTPDEIISLAEQAGLKTKKKAETENAYLFAFVK; this is encoded by the coding sequence ATGGACATCAAAACCCATTATGATCTGCTGATTGAGGAAAATAACGACCCTTTCCGTGACCCGCCGGTTTTGCAGAAATACATGGAATCATGGGACGGGCAGGCATTTCTTGACCTGATGGAACTGGATCCATCGAAAGACGTGCTGGAAATAGGCGTCGGGACAGGAAGGCTTGCGGCAAAAACAGCCGGGCAATGCGGGCATCTGACGGGGATAGACCTGTCGGCAAAAACCATTGAAAGAGCGAGGGAAAACCTCCGGCCGTACCCGAACATATCCCTGATCTGCGATGACTTCTTAACCTGCCAGTTTACAGGGACGTTCGACGTGGTCTATTCCTCGCTGACGATGATGCATTTCCGGGACAAGGGACGAGTGATCGGAAAAGTATACTCACTGCTGAATGACAACGGGCTTTTCTGTTTGTCCATAGACAAAAACCAGAGCGAATGGATCGATATGGGGAACAGAAAGATCCGCGTTTATCCGGACACACCGGATGAGATCATTTCGCTTGCGGAGCAGGCCGGCCTGAAAACAAAAAAGAAAGCTGAGACAGAAAACGCTTATCTCTTTGCGTTTGTAAAGTGA
- a CDS encoding cysteine hydrolase family protein, with the protein MVLLVIDIQKGITDNRLYDFEGFINNTKRIIAAAREHNVEVIYVQHDDGPGTGFSVGDEAYEIADQVAPEKTDKVYVKDINSCFGNPELSAYLQGLDDRRLMIVGLQTNFCIDASVKSAFEKGFRVIIPEGTNSTFDNEYMDAGTTYRYYNEMMWPKRFAECVSVDEAISMMK; encoded by the coding sequence ATGGTTTTATTGGTTATAGACATTCAAAAAGGCATCACGGATAACAGATTGTACGATTTTGAGGGCTTCATAAACAACACAAAACGGATTATAGCGGCGGCAAGAGAGCATAACGTTGAAGTCATCTATGTCCAGCATGATGACGGCCCTGGAACGGGCTTTTCTGTCGGTGATGAGGCTTATGAGATCGCGGACCAGGTCGCGCCTGAAAAAACAGATAAGGTTTACGTGAAGGATATAAACAGCTGCTTTGGCAATCCTGAATTATCCGCGTATTTGCAGGGACTGGATGACAGGCGCCTGATGATCGTGGGACTGCAGACGAATTTCTGCATAGACGCGTCAGTCAAATCCGCGTTTGAAAAAGGCTTCAGGGTGATCATTCCGGAAGGAACAAATTCGACCTTTGATAACGAATACATGGATGCCGGGACAACATACAGGTATTACAACGAAATGATGTGGCCGAAGAGATTCGCCGAGTGTGTTTCCGTGGACGAAGCTATTTCTATGATGAAGTGA
- a CDS encoding FprA family A-type flavoprotein: MNVTKDIRYIGVNDHEIDLFEGMYIVPEGMAYNSYVIMDEKVAVMDTADRHFVQEWMGNLDAALEGRKPDYLIVQHMEPDHSSGIDAFMKAYPEAKVVATAKAFTMMKNFTGTDYSARGIVAKEGDKLELGSHTLNFVTAPMVHWPEVMFTYDSSDKVLFSADAFGKFGALDAEDEEGWACEARRYYFGIVGKYGAQVQAVLKKAATLDIQIICPLHGPVLNENLGYYLDLYNTWSSYGVETEGVAVFYTSVYGHTKEAAEYLAQKLQELGCPKVAVSDLARDDMAEAVEDAFRYGKIVLATTTYNADIFPFMKEFIEHLTERNFQNRKIGFIENGSWAPTAAKVMKGMLEGCKNTAFAETEVKILSAMTEENKAQIEQLAREML; this comes from the coding sequence ATGAATGTGACAAAGGATATCCGCTATATCGGTGTAAACGATCATGAGATCGATCTGTTTGAAGGTATGTATATTGTGCCGGAAGGCATGGCTTATAATTCCTACGTGATCATGGATGAAAAGGTTGCCGTCATGGATACGGCTGACCGGCACTTTGTGCAGGAATGGATGGGCAACCTGGATGCGGCGCTGGAAGGCCGGAAACCGGATTACCTGATCGTGCAGCATATGGAGCCGGACCATTCCTCCGGTATCGACGCTTTCATGAAAGCTTATCCGGAGGCTAAAGTAGTAGCTACCGCCAAGGCGTTCACCATGATGAAGAACTTCACCGGTACGGATTATTCCGCCCGGGGCATCGTGGCGAAGGAAGGGGATAAGCTGGAACTGGGCAGCCACACGCTGAACTTTGTGACCGCTCCCATGGTGCACTGGCCTGAGGTGATGTTCACCTATGACAGTTCGGACAAGGTGCTGTTCTCTGCGGACGCCTTCGGCAAGTTCGGCGCCCTGGACGCGGAGGACGAGGAAGGCTGGGCCTGCGAAGCCCGCCGGTATTACTTCGGCATCGTGGGCAAATACGGCGCCCAGGTGCAGGCTGTGCTGAAGAAGGCTGCGACGCTGGACATTCAGATTATCTGCCCGCTGCACGGCCCGGTTCTGAACGAGAACCTTGGATACTACCTGGACCTGTACAACACCTGGTCCTCCTACGGCGTGGAAACCGAAGGGGTTGCCGTTTTCTACACCTCCGTTTACGGACATACGAAAGAAGCGGCGGAATACCTGGCTCAGAAGCTTCAGGAACTGGGCTGCCCGAAGGTAGCTGTCAGCGACCTGGCCCGGGATGACATGGCGGAAGCCGTGGAAGACGCCTTCCGGTACGGAAAGATCGTACTTGCCACCACCACCTACAACGCGGACATCTTCCCCTTCATGAAGGAGTTCATTGAACACCTGACGGAGCGGAACTTCCAGAACCGGAAGATCGGTTTCATTGAGAACGGCAGCTGGGCGCCGACCGCCGCCAAGGTGATGAAAGGTATGCTGGAGGGCTGCAAGAACACTGCCTTCGCGGAGACGGAAGTAAAGATCCTTTCCGCAATGACTGAGGAAAACAAAGCACAGATCGAACAGCTGGCGAGAGAGATGCTGTAA